The proteins below come from a single Capricornis sumatraensis isolate serow.1 chromosome 14, serow.2, whole genome shotgun sequence genomic window:
- the TRAF5 gene encoding TNF receptor-associated factor 5, with protein MAYSEEQGGVPCGFTRQNSGNSISLDFEPDMEYQFVERLEERYKCAFCHSVLHNPHQTGCGHRFCHRCMLSLRELDAVPLCPVDKEVIKSQEVFKDNCCKREVLNLYVFCKNAPRCNAKITLGRYQDHLQHCPFQPVQCSNENCREPVLRKDLKGHLSAYCQFREEKCLYCKKDVVVINLQNHEENLCPAYPVSCPNKCLQTIPRTEVDEHLAVCPEAEQDCPFKNYGCTVKDKRGNLQEHERLALRDHMLLVLEKNFQLEEQISDLYKSLEQKESKIQQLAETVKKFEKEFKQFAQLFGKNGSFLSNMQVLASHIDKSAWLEVQVRQLLQMANQQQSKFDLRPLVEAIDTMKQKITLLETNDQRLVVLEGETNKHDAHINIHKAQLNKNEERFKLLESACYNGKLIWKVTDYKLKKKEALDGHTVSIFSQPFYTSRCGYRLCARAYLNGDGSGKGTHLSLYFVVMRGEFDSLLQWPFRQRVTLMLLDQSGKKNHIMETFKADPNSSSFKRPDGEMNIASGCPRFVAHSTLENAKNTYIKDDTLFLKVAVDLTDLEDL; from the exons ATGGCCTATTCTGAGGAGCAAGGAGGTGTGCCCTGTGGTTTCACCCGCCAGAATTCTGGCAACTCCATCTCCTTGGACTTCGAGCCCGACATGGAGTACCAGTTTGTGGAGCGGTTGGAAGAGCGCTACAAGTGTGCCTTCTGCCACTCCGTGCTGCACAACCCCCACCAGACGGGCTGTGGGCACCGCTTCTGCCACCGCTGCATGCTGTCCCTGAG AGAACTGGACGCAGTCCCACTCTGCCCTGTAGATAAGGAGGTGATCAAATCTCAGGAG GTGTTTAAAGACAACTGCTGCAAAAGGGAAGTCCTCAATTTGTATGTTTTTTGCAAAAATGCTCCCAGATGTAATGCCAAGATTACTCTGGGACGATACCAG GACCACCTTCAGCACTGCCCGTTCCAGCCGGTGCAGTGCTCTAATGAAAACTGTCGGGAGCCAGTCCTTCGCAAAGATCTGAAAGGGCATCTGAGCGCATACTGCCAGTTTCGAGAGGAAAAATGCCTTTATTGCAAAAAGGATGTGGTAGTCATCAATctacag AATCACGAGGAAAACTTGTGTCCTGCCTACCCAGTATCTTGTCCCAACAAGTGTTTGCAGACCATTCCAAGAACTGAG GTGGATGAACACCTGGCCGTGTGTCCCGAAGCTGAACAAGACTGTCCTTTTAAGAACTATGGCTGTACCGTAAAG GATAAACGGGGGAACCTGCAGGAACATGAGCGTTTGGCCTTACGGGACCACATGCTTCTGGTCTTAGAAAAGAACTTCCAATTAGAGGAGCAG ATTTCTGACTTATATAAGAGCCtagaacaaaaagaaagcaaaatccaGCAGCTAGCAGAAACGGTAAAGAAATTCGAAAAGGAGTTCAAGCAATTTGCACAGTTGTTTGGCAAAAATGGAAGCTTCCTCTCAAATATGCAG GTTCTTGCCAGTCACATTGACAAGTCCGCTTGGCTAGAAGTTCAGGTGCGTCAGTTATTACAAATGGCTAACCAGCAACAGAGTAAATTTGATCTGAGGCCTTTGGTGGAAGCAATTGatacaatgaaacagaaaatcacCCTGCTGGAAACCAATGACCAAAGACTAG ttgTTTTGGAAGGGGAGACTAACAAACATGATGCCCACATTAATATTCATAAAGCACAGCTGAATAAAAACGAAGAGCGATTTAAACTGCTAGAAAGCGCCTGCTATAATGGAAAGCTCATCTGGAAGGTGACAGACTACAAGCTCAAGAAGAAGGAGGCGCTGGACGGACACACAGTCTCCATCTTCAGCCAACCCTTCTACACCAGCCGGTGTGGCTACCGCCTCTGTGCTCGAGCCTACCTGAACGGGGACGGGTCTGGGAAGGGGACGCACCTGTCGTTGTACTTTGTGGTGATGCGAGGGGAGTTTGACTCACTGTTGCAGTGGCCGTTCAGGCAGAGGGTGACCCTGATGCTTCTGGACCAGAGTGGCAAAAAGAACCACATTATGGAGACCTTCAAGGCGGACCCCAACAGCAGCAGCTTTAAGAGACCCGACGGGGAGATGAACATCGCCTCCGGCTGTCCTCGCTTTGTGGCTCATTCCACCCTGGAGAATGCCAAGAACACCTACATTAAGGATGACACCCTCTTCTTGAAAGTGGCTGTGGACTTAACTGACCTGGAGGATCTCTAA